The following nucleotide sequence is from Elusimicrobiota bacterium.
GCCACTTATCTGTATTCCACCTTTCTCTATATGCACTCTTGGATACCCTGTTTTAGGTGCATCATTGTCCGCATCTGTATATTTTACTCTATACACAAATGTAGTAGTGCTTGTACCTGTCTCAGGATACAAACCACGAGCTCCTGGGTAATTAGGCTCACCTGTCCAACTTAATACGGGTGCTGTGTTAGGTGTAGGTGTAGAAATAACTACATTATTAACTGTAACAGATATCTGACTTGTCGCTGTTTGGCTACTTGTATCTACTGCTACTGCTTTTATTGTATGACTACCATTGGAATATGCTGTTGTATTTAATGACCATGCATATGGTGCTGATGTATCTATTGATTTTAACACACTATCTACATAGAAACCTACTTGCGTTACTGCTATATCATCTGTCGCATTAGCGGTCACACTAACACTACCGGATACCGTTGCACCATTTGCCGGATTTGTTATAGTTACTGTTGGTGGATTGTCCACTGGCGGAGGAGTCACTACATTATTAACCATAACGGATATCTGGGCAGTCGCTGTTTGACTGCTTGTATCAACCGCTACCGCTTTTATTGTATGACTGCCATTTGTATATGCTGTTGTATCTAATGACCATGCATATGGTGCTGATGTATCTATTGACTTTAATACATTGTCCACATAAAAATCAACTTGTGTTACTGCTTTATCATCTGTAGCATTAGCGGTTACATTAACGCTACCGGATATCGTTGCACCGTTAGCTGGACTTGTTATAGATACTGTTGGCGGATTGTCTACCGGTGGCGGAGTCACTACATTATTTATCGTAACAGATATCTGACTAGTCGCTGTTTGGCTGCTCGTATCAACTGCTACCGCTTTTATTGTATGACTGCCATTTGTATATGCTGTTGTATTTAATGAATATGCATATGGTGCTGAGGTGTCTATTGACTTTAATACATTATCTACATAGAAACCGACTTGCGTTACTGCTATATCATCTGTCGCATTAGCGGTCACACTAACACTACCGGATACCGTTGCACCGTTAGCTGGACTTGTAATAGATACTGTTGGTGGATTATCTACTGGCGATGATATAGTTGTAAAACTATAATCACCAGTCATTGTTGGATTACCTGCCATATCTACTGTTACTATCCTGTAATGATAAAGTGTCTTTTCAGTAAGACCACTTAGTGTAACACTATGTGAGTATATACCATTGACATCTGCCAGTGGCGTTGCCTTACCATAACTTGTCGTTAAACCATACTCTACCTTACTGTTGGCTAACTCATTTGTTGTCCATTTAATCAATGCTCCACTACTCGTTATATTTGTTGATGTTACTGCACTTACTAATGGTGGTGTGGTGTCTGCTGGTGTAGGTGTAGAAATTATCGGTGGAACCACTACATTATTTATCGTAATAGATATCTGACTAGTCGCTGTTTGGCTGCTCGTATCTACTGCAACTGCTTTTATCGTATGACTGCCATTTGTATATGCTGTCGTATTTAATGAATATGCATATGGTGCTGAGGTGTCTATTGATTTTAATACATTATCTACATAAAAACCCACTTGCGTTACTGCTACATCATCTGTCGCATTAGCAGCAACACTAACACTACCAGATACCGTTGCACCGTTAGCTGGACTTGTTATAGACACTGTTGGTGGATTGTCTGCTGCTGATAGAGTTCCAAATAAACAACTTAACTCTATCATTCCTACTACTAAAAACAACAAACTTCTTTTTGCCATAAAACCTCCGTTATTTAATATGTCCCTCAGTTATTTTATGACTGCTTATGTTAACATTATTCTACTTTTGCTTTTATCGACCGATTCTTAGATTTAATACCAATGATGCAAATTGCAATAATATTTTTACATCCTCCTAAGTCACTATACCTTTCTATTACGTTAGACGATTTATTAAAAAAAATGTTCCAGAGTTAAAATATTTTTCTGTTTTTATTTATGTCCAGTAGATATTATTTTTCGAAGATAATATTGGTTAGGAAAATTTAACAGCCTACAGAAGATGATTTATATCATAGAAATTTGAAAGATGAAGACAGAGCAAGCTCTGCCACTACAGTGTTGTTGTAGTTACCGACCTCGATCGGCATTAACTTATGTTGGTTAGTTATTTGCTGTTTTCGGAGAGGAACTTACAGGAGAATGTTATCTTACTTTATATAAAAATTCACTTATTTCGGGGTCTGATGGGTCTATTTTTTTTGCTTGTTTCCACATTTTTATTGCCATGTTTTTATTATTAAGAGCATAATAAGCAGAACCTGCACGTTTTAATGCAAGCACATTATCAGGTTCTAATTCTAAGACATCTTCACATTCCATAATTCCCCGTTCGTAATCATTATTATAGATACAATCAAGAGCTGTCTTGAGTTTTTGCTCAATAATTGTCTTTCCTTTAACTGTCGTTTCTCTTTTAGCTATACCTGGATATTCCTGTTCCATAAATTCTGACAGTTTACCGATAGTCTGGTTTTCAGGCTCTATCTGTTGTGCATATTTAATTGCAAACACAGCAATTCTTTCATTCCCTTCTATTCTTAAATACGAATTAATACTTTTTCTAATTAAATTATGGATTTTGCCTTTTTCCGCATCACGGAAAATAATTGCAATTATTTTTCTGAGTTGTACTTTCAATTTTTGAATGTTGTTATCTGTAGGTTCTGTTTTTAGTAAATCGTCAACATTTGACAGCGCTTCTAAATACATACCTTCTAAACACAGGGAATTAACTTCATCAGTTAAAAGTCTTTTTCTTTCTTTTTTGGAAATAGGTGGTTGATATACAACTTTGGGAGTTTCCTCAATTTCCTCACTGACTTTTTCTTTATCTACCTCTTTTACCTCTTCATCTTTGCTTCCAAATTGTATTAGACTAACTGAAAAAATATGAACGATTTCTAAATTTTTTCGTGACACCATACTATAATCAATTTTAATTTTAGACCACTCAAATCCTAAACCAAAACTATAGTTTTCCAGATCATACCCTATCTTGTATCCAGCTCTTAAAGCAAGCATATCTCCAATCCAACATTCTAAACCGACATTTTCTTTAATATCACTATCATTTGGCTTCACAATATCCATTTCAACTGTTAAATCAGTCTTCTGGGATAAGCTTAACTGATATCCAACTCCAACGCGAAAAGTGGTTGGCATAGGGTCTGATACTGCAATATATTTTATTGGTGTACCTATATTTTGCATAACCGTACCAACACTTAACCCTTCCACAGGAGTTATATATAACCCGCCAATATCCGCACCATATGCTGTAGCATTATATTTTTCTACTAAAGTAGAAGAAAATAATTTCGCATTAACCCCTACTGAAAAATTATATAGAATTTCCTTTGCATAACCAAGGGTATAAAGATAATCCCTCTGAACACTTAACTTGGATACATTACCGCTGTCATCTTCCCATTCAATTTTCCCGGCATCATATGTAAATACACTTCCAGCTAATACTCCCATTTTGCCAATATTTTGACCATATCCAACCAGGCCATAATTAAAACTTACTTCCGGCTCTTGAAAATACGTACATGTAAATTCTCGTTCCAAATTAGCCATTCCAGCAGGATTATAGTGAAGTCCATATAAATCATCGGATATTGCTACATACGCTTCGCCCATTGAAGAAGCACGACCGCCAACATATTGTTTAAGGAGAGTACCACCGCTAGTACTTGTACCAGAAGAATACAATATAGTACAGGATTGAAAAAAAAAGGTTACAACAATTAAGTCCCTCAGGAACATTAAGTTCTCCTATTGGAGTTTATTATAGGTTTTGTATTTTATAATAATATATTTTATTTTCATTATGAATTTTCTGTTTAAACTCACCCCGCACCTCTTTTATTTTGTGCCCTGAGGGACATTTTTATTAAGAAGTGCGAGGTGCTTTGTCCTTGATTATTTGATAACTACAATTTTTTTGCTTACGCTATCTTTTCCAGCTTTCATTCTGACAACATAAACCCCGCTTGCAACAATGTCTTCTTCAAAATTTCTCCCGTTCCACATAGATTGATAGGCACCGACAGCCATGTCTTCATCTATTAGGGTTTTTACCTTTTCTCCTCTTGCATTATATATTGCCACTGTTACATGTACAACCTCTCCAAATTGTGCTGTTTTACCTCCAACTGTAAAGTTGATTTTAGTAGATTGTCCGCTTACAGGGTTAATAACAGTATCTGTTGGTTTTATTTCAGCAGTAATTCCTATATTTGTTGGAGTTGAATTTACGATAGTATATACATTAGAAACTGTAACTGTAATTTCGGTATTAGTGGTTTGATTGGCTGTGTCAGTTGCTATTACTTTAATTATGTGAGAACCATTTGAATATCCGGTAGTATTCCATGACCAGGAATAAGGAGTAACACTATCAGTGCTTTTGAAAACATTGTCAATATAGAAACTGACCTGAGTTACACCGTTATCATCTGATGCACTTACAGTAACATTAACATTACCAGATACAGTTGCGCCACTAGCAGGACTGGTAATAGATACTGTTGGCAGATTGTCTGCTACCGGTGCAACTACAGTTATAGATACTGTTGCTATATTGCTGTCAACTTTACCATCATTCACCTTGAAAGTGAAACTATCTGTTCCTGTATATCCGCTAGCTGGTGTATAGGTGCATTTTGAATTTTCCTGTTCTGGTATAGTTATCATTTGTTCCAGTGTCCCATGAGCAGGTGAGGTAACAATACTGTATGACAACAAGTCACCATCTGCATCACTCGCAGTCAAGGTTATTGTCTTGGCTGTATCTTTGGTTGCACTAACACTTTGGTCACTTGCAACAGGCGGAGTGTTTACTGTGACAGTACTATTATTAACCGTAACACTGATTTGACTGCTGGTTGACTGGCTTATTGTATCATACGCCAGCACCTTAATTGTATGTGAGGCATTTGAATATACCGTTGTATCCCAACTCCATGTATATGGGGCACTTGTATCTGTTGATTTGCATACATTATCTATGTAAAACTCTACTCGGCTTACTCCATGGTCATCAGATGCTATTGCAGTTATATTAGCCAATCCTGCTACCGTATTGCCGTTTGTATACGTAGATATGCTTACAGTAGGCGGATTGTCCGCTACATTGTTATTAACCGTAACACTGATTTGACTGCTGGTTGACTGGCTTATTGTATCATACGCCAGCACCTTAATTGTATGCGAAACATTTGAATATACCGTTGTATCCCAACTCCATGTATATGGGGCACTTGTATCTGTTGATTTGCATACATTATCTATGTAAAACTCTACCCGGCTTACACCATGGTCATCAGATGCCACTCCGGTTATATTTACCAGTCCCGCTATTGTATTGCCGTTTGTATATGTAGATATGCTTACAGTAGGTGGATTATCTGATGGTGCCGTAGATGTTGTAAAACTGTAATCACCAGTCGTTGTTGGGTTAGTTGCCATATCCGCTGTCACTATTCGATAATGATATATTGTGTTCGCAGCAAGCCCATTTAGTGGAACATTATGGGTGAATACACCGCCGGTATCTGTCACTGACGTTTCACTGCCATAAATTGTCGTTAAGCCATATTCTACCTTACTGTTGGCTAACTCATTTGTTGTCCATGTTATTACTACTGAACTGCTGGTTACATTAATTGGTGTTACTCCACTTACTACTGGCGGTGTGATATCATTATTATTAACAGTAACACTGATTGTTGCAGTACTTGTGTTCGTAGCAGTATTTGTTGATGTTCCAAAAGTATCATAAGCTTTAACCGTAATTGTATGTGCGGCATTTGTATATAACGTAGTATCCCAAGTCCACATATACGGAGAACCCGTATCAGTTGACTTACATACACTATCTATATAAAACAATACTTTACTTATACCATCACCATCCGATGCATTAACATTTATATCTGTACTTCCTGATACATTTGCTCCATTAGTAGGTGTAGAAATAGATACTGTTGGTGGTGAAGAAAATAAATACCCTAACCCAACTGTACCTGTTATTAACAATATTAAGATTTTTTTTAACATAAGTCCTCCTTTCCCTAACTTATATTATTGAAAATGGGACTTTTATTTTTTTTTCTATTGAATCTTGTTTTATACTTGCATTTATTGACCAATTCCCAGGTTTAACTCCAATTACATAAATTGCTATTATATTTTCACCTTTATCCAAATCACCACACCATTCAATTTCTTCCTGTCCTGCATTTATCTGTCCATTCTTTACAAATCTGATTCCATTTGATAATTCTACTTTTACCGTAGCTTGGTTTACTTTTGTCAGACTATTTATACGAAGCTTAAATACACTGATTTGATTAAGGTTGAGTGTAGTTATAATACCGGGTTCAATTGTTTGTTTTTTGTTTTTGTATATTTTATATACAGGTATTAATAGAAAAAACAATAGACAGATAGCGGCATATTTTAATTGCGGATATAATATCCTTAATGTGAAATTTGAGGTAACTTTTTGCCGGGATTCGGTAGCAGCCTTTACGAGTTTATAGTGGAGTTCATGTGTATAACCTACAGGTAATTTTTTCACTTCAGATGTCTTTAATGTGTTTTGTATTTTTTGAAGTATTGCTAACTCTGAAGAACATTTACTGCAAACTGAGAGGTGACTTTCAGTTTTATTTCTTTCACCTGCTGAAATATGACCATTTGCAAGATAATCATTTAAAATCTTCTTAACCTTCCTACATTTAAACCAGTTTAGTATATTCATCTTTTTGCTCCTTCACTATATTAGACGATTTATTTAAAAAAATGTTCCGGATTTCATAATCATTTTACTAAGTAATTTTCTTCCACGATTTAACCTCGATTTTATCGTACCTATAGAAGATTTACTAATTTCGGCAATCTCGTCATATGAAAATCCTTGTATATCATACATTACTACTGTAATACGATACTTCACCGGTATCTTTAATAATGTCTGTTCTACATTTTCACTAAACTGGCTTTTCTCTACTTCCTTTTCAGGACAATCTCTTTCATCTTTAACATGTAAAATAGATTCTAATGATATTGATTGAGATAAATTCTTTTTATATGAACTTTTACATTCATCTAAAAAGGTATTATGGATTATTCGCCAAACCCATGTAGAAAATCTTGATTTCTCTTCAAAATTATTTATTGAACAAAATATTTTTATTAAAACATCCTGTGAAAGGTCTCTGGCATCAGGTTCATTTCCGGTTAGATAATATGCAAAATTATATATTCTTTCCTGATGTATAGAAATAAGTTTCTCAAAAGCATTAACATCGCCACTTTTCGCTTTTTTTACAAGATTGTTTTCTTCAACGTGGTTTTGATTATTATCCATCTACTATATAGTTAGACGATTTATTTAGAAAAATGTTCCAGATTTTTTTGATAAGTACATTTACATTTGCCGTCATTGCGAACGGAGTGAAGCAATCCCTTTTGTATTATAAAAAACGAGATTGCCACGACCTTCGGTCTCACAATGACAATCTGTCAGACGACAATTTTAATGAACATCTGTGAAGTATATTACTTCTTAATTTCTTTAACTATTTCTGGAATTACCTGATAGAGGTCGCCTTCAATGGCATACGTGGCAAGTTTCATCATCGGACATTCGGGGTCTTTATTAATTGCAACTATCGTTTCGGAGGATTGCATTCCAACAAGATGTTGGATTTGCCCTGAAATTCCGCAAGCAAAATAAATTTTAGGTGCAACTGTTCTCCCTGTCTGACCTACCTGATGAGAATAGGGAATCCAACCGGCATCAACAGTAGCACGGGAAGCACCGACTGCGCCTCCAATCGCTTTAGCAAATTCTTCTATTAATTGAAAACCTTCGGGTTTTCCAAGTCCTCTCCCACCTGAAACGATTATATCCGCTTCGGCAAGATTTACTTTTTGCGATAAATCAGCAACAAACTGCAGAAAATTTGTTCTATTTTTTACTTTGCTTTTATCAAATGTCTTTTTTATTATTTCACCTTTTGCATTTTCTCTTTTTTCTGCTTTTTTGAAAACCTTATGTCTTACTGTAGCCATTTGAGGTCTATGATTTTTTGTTAATATTGTTGCCATTATATTTCCGCCAAAAGCGGGGCGGGTTTGCATTAAATATCGTGTTTTAGGGTCAATGTCCAGACCGGTGCAATCAGCGGTAAGTCCTGTTCGTATTTTAGCAGCTACTCGTGATGCAAAACTTCTTCCGATATTAGTTGCACCCATTAAAATTATTTCCGGTTTTTCTTCTTTGATAAGTTGTGCTAAAAGTTCTGAATATGGATCATCCTGGAATTCATTTAATATCTCATCATCATATAAATAAACTTTGTCTGCTCCATGGTTAATTAAATCAATAGCTTTGCTTTCAATTTTATTTCCCATTAAGATAGCACATAACTGAACTTTAAGCTTATCTGCTAACTCTTTACCCTTTGATAAAAGTTCATATACAACCGGTGAAATTTCTCCATGTCTTTGCTCTGCATAAACCCAAACATTTTTATATTGTCCAATGTCTGAGGTTTTAGAAACAATATCATCTTTCTCAATAACAATTGCCTGGTATTTCTTACATGCATCAAGACATGCCCCGCAATAATTGCATTTTAATTCATCAATTACAGCAAGTTTTATTTTTTTATCCGGTCTGGCAGTTAAAGTAATCGCCGCAAAAGGACAAGATTTAATACAAAGCCCGCAACCGATACACTTATCAGATATTACATATATCTTAGACATTTTTTCACCTTTTTAATCATGAGCGAGGGAAAAACTTCCGAAGAACCTCAATTTGCGACTTATTTGTTCCAGGAGCAAATTGCAGAGCGACTTCTAACGAGCGTTTCAAGGAAATTTATTCCCGAGCGTATTTTAAATAATTTTCGTTTCCTTTAATTTAGCTACTAATTTTACTGCCTGTTCCGACGGCTCTCCTGCAATACGTTCCCCACCCTTTCTTTGTGATGGAGAAAACACTTTCATTACATTCGTTGGAGAACCGGAAAACCCTAACTTTGTTTTATCTGCCTCAATCATTTTTGCTGTATAATGCTTAATTTCTGCTTTTTTAGAAAACATCATCCCTCTAAGAGACGGAAGTCGTGGCGTGTTTATTTCTTTTACTACAGTCAAAAGACATGGAACCGGTGATTCAATCAAATCATAACCATCTTCCATCATTCGTTCAACTGTAATTTTATTATTTTCTATTTTTTCTATTTTTTTAACATATGCTATGTGCGGTATATCAAGCATTTCTGCAACTCCAGGTCCTACTTGTGCGGTATCACCATCAATAGCTTGTTTCCCGCATAAAATAACATCGTAAGAACCGAACTTCTTTATTGATTGTGACAAAGTATAAGATGTAGCCCAAGTATCAGAACCGGCAAATTCCCTGTCAGAAACAAGGATAGCCTCATCACAACCCATAGAAAGACATTCACGAAGCGCTTTTTCTGCCTGTGGCGGACCCATAGTTAAAACAGTTGCTTTTCCGGAATATTTCTCTTTCAACCGTATCGCTTCCTCAACAGCATACATATCAAAAGGATTTACCTGCGCCTCTACCCCTTCTCTTTTTAAAGTTCCGGTTTTTTCATCAATTTTCACATCAGTTGTTGCCGGAACCTGCTTAATTAGAACTATAATATTCATATTATTTTCCAACCTTTTCAATCGCCAAGTTAGGGAAAAAGTCCATTCTAGCGAGGGAGTTGTTGAGCAGAACTTCACGGAGTTCCGCTTAAAACATTCAGCGGAACGAGTGAGAGTGCCAGCACAAGCTGGACACGGTTCTGCGAGACAAGCTCCCGAGCGATATTCAAAGAAATTTGTTCCCGAACGCTATTTATTTCTTTTTTGCAGATTTTTTTATTAAATCAAGTGCTATGACATTTCTTTGTATTTGGTTTGTTCCTTCATAAATCTGTGTAATTTTAGCATCACGCATCATTTTTTCAACCGGATATTCTTTCATATAACCATACCCGCCGAAAATTTGAACTGCATCTGTTGTAACTCGCATAGCAACATCTGATGCAAAAAGTTTACACATTGCAGAAGGGCCTGAAACCTCTTTATCACCTTTATCAATCGCCCGTGCAACTGCATAAATTAAAGTCCTTGCCGCTTCAACTTCTGTTGCCATATTCGCTAACATATGCTGGATTGCCTGAAATGATGAAATAGGATGATCAAATTGCTTTCTTGTTTTAGCATATTCTAATGCTTCATCAAGTGCTCCTGCTGCTATTCCAAGTGCCTGAGCAGCTACACCAGGCCGTGATTGGTCAAGTGTTTTCATTGCAACAATAAAACCCGCACCTTCCTTTCCTAAAAGGTTTGCCTTTGGAATCTTACAATCTTGAAATACAAGTTCACAGGTTGCCGATGCGCGGATACCCATTTTATTCTCTTTTTTACCGAATGAAAAACCAGGTGTTCCTTTCTCGACTATAAATGCAGATGCACCACGGGAACCTCTTGCTTTATCAGTCATCGTTATTACAGCATAGACCTCTGCAACCCCGCCATTTGTAATAAAACATTTTGTACCGTTTAAAATATAAAAATCGCCTTCTTTCCTTGCAGTTGTTTTTGTCGCTCCCGCATCACTTCCTGACTCGGGTTCAGTCAAACCAAAACCTGCAAGTATTTCACCTTTTGCAATTTTAGGAAGATATTTCTTTTTTTGCTCATCACTACCGAATAAAAGTATCGGGAATGTTCCAAGTGCAGTGGCTGCAAGCGAAAGAGCTATACCACCATCAACTTTGCAAAGTTCCTCTACTGCAAGACACAACTCCATTACCCCGCCGCCAAACCCGCCGTATTCTTGAGGAATGTAAAGTCCCATCAAATCTGCCTGCGAGAGTTCCTTAACAATTTCCCATGGAAATTCACCGGTTTCATCATAATGCTGTCTTACAGGTTTAATTTTTTCTTGTGCAACCTTCCGTGCCAACTCAACAATCATCTTTTGTTCATCAGTTAAAAAATAATCCACAAAATCTCCTTTTTAAATCTTAGATAACACATTCTTTGCAGCGTTTTGTTCTGCTTCTTTTTTTGACTTGCCAAAACCGGTCCCAAGCTGCTTTTTGTCTATAAAAACAGCCATTTTAAATATTTTATCGTGATCCGGACCTTTTTCTTCTATTACACTATAGTTCGGAATTAATTTGTACTTTGACTGAATAATTTCCTGCAACTCTGATTTATAATCAGACGTTGTAATTCCGTGTTTATTTAACACAACGTGTACAAATTTCTCAGCAGTCTTATAACCTTTATCAAGAAATATTGCGCCAATAATAGATTCCATTGTATTGGCTAATATTGATTCCTTTTCCCGCCCGCCGGTTGCTTCTTCGCTTTTTGAAATCTTAACAAATTTAGATATATCATATTTTCTTGCAATTAAATTCAATGTCGTTCTGCTGACTGCTGAAGATTTCATTTTTGATAGTTTGCCTTCGTTAAAATTAGGATATTTCTGATAAAGATATACAACCGTTGCTGCCGATAAAATGGCGTCACCTAAAAACTCCATACGTTCATTAAATTCTTTAAGGTTATTTTCAACAGCATATGATTTATGTGTAAGCGCAATATTCAAGAAATTAATATTTTTGAATTTTACACCTATTTTTTTTTGTAAAATATCGTTATTATTTAAAATCATACTTTTTGACAACTATTGTACTATTATGTCCTCCAAAACCAAGTGAATTAGAAATTGCTGCATTTATTTGTTTTTGTCGTGCTTTGTTAGGTACATAATCTAAATCACAATCAGTATCCGGAAATTCATAATTTATGGTAGGATGAACATATCCCCGTTCCATGCAAAGAGCAGTTGCAATAATCTCAACCGCTCCTGCTGCTCCCAAAAGATGTCCCATCATAGATTTAGTAGAAGATATCGCTAATTTCTTTGAATGCTCACCAAATGCCTTTTTTATCGCCATAGTTTCTATCTTGTCATTGAGTATCGTTGAAGTACCATGTGCGTTAACATAATCAATATCTTCAGGTTTAAGTTCTGCATCATTTATTGCTAATTTTATTGCCCTTGAGGATGCAATAGCATTTGGTTCCGGCGCTGTTATGTGATATGCATCATCAGTAGCTCCATAACCGGCTAGTTCACAATAGATTTTTGCACCTCTTTTCTTTGCATGTTCCTCAGTTTCAAGGACTACTATTCCTGCACCCTCACCCATCACAAATCCATTTCTTTTTATATCAAAAGGACGCGATGCTTTCTGAGGTTCGTCATTCATTGTAGAAAGAGCCTTTATAGCACAAAATCCTCCAAAACCCAAAGGAGTTATGGCAGCTTCTGTTCCACCTACAACCGCCACATCCATATCGCCATACCTCATAAGCCGTAAAGCGTCACCTATACAATGCGTTGAAGTTGCACATGCTGAAGATATTGAATAATTAGGTCCCTGTAAGTTGAACATCATGGCAATTTCCCCGGGTGCCATATTTGTTATAAGCATCGGGATGAGAAATGGTGATATTCTTCCGGGACCTTTTTCTAAAAGTACTTTTGCCTGGTCTTCAATAGTCTGCATACCGCCAATACCGCTTCCGACAATTGAACCGCATCTCTCAGGATTCTCTTTGGA
It contains:
- a CDS encoding electron transfer flavoprotein subunit beta/FixA family protein; translation: MNIIVLIKQVPATTDVKIDEKTGTLKREGVEAQVNPFDMYAVEEAIRLKEKYSGKATVLTMGPPQAEKALRECLSMGCDEAILVSDREFAGSDTWATSYTLSQSIKKFGSYDVILCGKQAIDGDTAQVGPGVAEMLDIPHIAYVKKIEKIENNKITVERMMEDGYDLIESPVPCLLTVVKEINTPRLPSLRGMMFSKKAEIKHYTAKMIEADKTKLGFSGSPTNVMKVFSPSQRKGGERIAGEPSEQAVKLVAKLKETKII
- a CDS encoding acyl-CoA dehydrogenase family protein; amino-acid sequence: MDYFLTDEQKMIVELARKVAQEKIKPVRQHYDETGEFPWEIVKELSQADLMGLYIPQEYGGFGGGVMELCLAVEELCKVDGGIALSLAATALGTFPILLFGSDEQKKKYLPKIAKGEILAGFGLTEPESGSDAGATKTTARKEGDFYILNGTKCFITNGGVAEVYAVITMTDKARGSRGASAFIVEKGTPGFSFGKKENKMGIRASATCELVFQDCKIPKANLLGKEGAGFIVAMKTLDQSRPGVAAQALGIAAGALDEALEYAKTRKQFDHPISSFQAIQHMLANMATEVEAARTLIYAVARAIDKGDKEVSGPSAMCKLFASDVAMRVTTDAVQIFGGYGYMKEYPVEKMMRDAKITQIYEGTNQIQRNVIALDLIKKSAKKK
- the rnc gene encoding ribonuclease III, translated to MILNNNDILQKKIGVKFKNINFLNIALTHKSYAVENNLKEFNERMEFLGDAILSAATVVYLYQKYPNFNEGKLSKMKSSAVSRTTLNLIARKYDISKFVKISKSEEATGGREKESILANTMESIIGAIFLDKGYKTAEKFVHVVLNKHGITTSDYKSELQEIIQSKYKLIPNYSVIEEKGPDHDKIFKMAVFIDKKQLGTGFGKSKKEAEQNAAKNVLSKI
- the fabF gene encoding beta-ketoacyl-ACP synthase II; the protein is MQKKVVVTGLGVVSPIGIGKENFWKSLIEGKSGAGFISHFDTTNFSVKIGCEVKDFNPDSYIDKKKIRRMDRFVQFAIVASKLAVEDSGINFSKENPERCGSIVGSGIGGMQTIEDQAKVLLEKGPGRISPFLIPMLITNMAPGEIAMMFNLQGPNYSISSACATSTHCIGDALRLMRYGDMDVAVVGGTEAAITPLGFGGFCAIKALSTMNDEPQKASRPFDIKRNGFVMGEGAGIVVLETEEHAKKRGAKIYCELAGYGATDDAYHITAPEPNAIASSRAIKLAINDAELKPEDIDYVNAHGTSTILNDKIETMAIKKAFGEHSKKLAISSTKSMMGHLLGAAGAVEIIATALCMERGYVHPTINYEFPDTDCDLDYVPNKARQKQINAAISNSLGFGGHNSTIVVKKYDFK